A genomic segment from Syntrophotalea acetylenivorans encodes:
- a CDS encoding OFA family MFS transporter has translation MQPEKNTIKSKGMQVVVAGLGINLALGIIYAYSMLKGEIGQLFEGAGDPYATACLVFAVAMVFGGKMQDKVGPRLTAIMGGLLVGAGFLVCSQTSDYWGWILGFGVLAGSGIGFAYSAATPPALKWFPPAKTGLIVGLVVSGFGIAPVYLAPVAKHLLAQHGLHTTMMILGIAFIAIVCGMAMLLTNPPAGFSPAEKASAGPAKAKTKDVGPMQMLKDGRFYTLWLSFFIGAGAGLMVIGSIKGIAKQSLGEMAFVAVAVMAVGNASGRIVAGILSDKIGRVATLTTMLLFQAGLMFTAMKVVSTPDAGPVVITLLAAFMGFNYGSNLSLFPAFSKDFWGAKNYGTNFGLLFSAWGVGAFVLVKVSAALSAKYGGMETSFMVAGVMLLVGAMMALSLRSKKAAVPVSEPILAEEEDLVLQEVSE, from the coding sequence ATGCAACCCGAAAAGAACACAATCAAAAGCAAAGGCATGCAGGTTGTCGTTGCCGGCCTGGGCATCAACCTGGCGCTGGGAATCATTTACGCTTACAGCATGCTCAAAGGTGAAATTGGCCAACTGTTTGAGGGTGCCGGCGACCCCTATGCCACCGCTTGTCTCGTTTTTGCCGTGGCGATGGTTTTCGGTGGCAAAATGCAGGATAAGGTTGGTCCGCGCCTGACAGCTATTATGGGTGGCCTGTTGGTGGGTGCCGGCTTCCTGGTCTGCTCTCAGACTTCCGATTACTGGGGCTGGATTCTGGGCTTCGGTGTTCTGGCGGGCAGTGGCATCGGTTTCGCTTATTCTGCTGCGACTCCTCCGGCTCTGAAATGGTTCCCGCCCGCGAAGACCGGTTTGATCGTCGGTCTCGTTGTCTCCGGCTTTGGTATCGCTCCCGTCTACCTGGCTCCGGTCGCTAAACATCTCCTGGCTCAGCATGGCCTGCACACCACCATGATGATTCTGGGCATTGCGTTTATCGCCATTGTCTGCGGCATGGCCATGTTGTTGACCAATCCGCCCGCAGGTTTTTCCCCGGCTGAAAAAGCTTCTGCCGGCCCTGCTAAGGCGAAGACCAAAGATGTCGGTCCTATGCAGATGCTTAAAGACGGTCGTTTCTACACCCTGTGGTTGAGCTTTTTCATCGGTGCCGGTGCCGGCCTGATGGTAATCGGCAGTATTAAAGGGATCGCCAAGCAGAGCTTGGGTGAAATGGCCTTTGTCGCCGTTGCGGTAATGGCCGTTGGTAATGCCTCCGGACGGATTGTCGCCGGTATCCTGTCCGACAAGATCGGTCGTGTTGCAACCCTGACCACTATGTTGCTCTTCCAGGCGGGCCTCATGTTTACCGCTATGAAAGTTGTGTCCACCCCGGACGCTGGACCTGTTGTTATCACTCTGCTGGCCGCTTTCATGGGCTTTAACTACGGCTCCAACCTGTCCCTGTTCCCTGCCTTTTCCAAGGATTTCTGGGGTGCCAAAAACTACGGAACCAACTTCGGTCTCCTGTTTTCCGCCTGGGGCGTCGGCGCCTTTGTACTGGTAAAGGTTTCGGCTGCTCTTTCCGCTAAGTACGGTGGTATGGAAACTTCCTTCATGGTGGCCGGTGTTATGCTCCTGGTCGGTGCCATGATGGCTCTGTCCCTGCGTTCCAAAAAAGCTGCAGTGCCGGTTTCCGAGCCGATCCTTGCCGAAGAAGAGGATCTGGTTCTGCAGGAAGTCAGCGAATAA
- a CDS encoding acetate uptake transporter — translation MSGSSSSVSSLEFPSPPLVALALSLTVYLLSLLGPYRPPVLLTGIILVCGAVVQLMYALYSQQRGDSRTAAVLLPFGIFWLSLVSYNVFPELGLGRHPNSITMFSYLSLWGFFVAILFLGSFRRSLAVQILFGTLLFSLLSLSMNYLRDDQVFLIIGCSCGFFSALTAIYIAVAQTVNQRLQRYLVPLGRRFGMVVGDSD, via the coding sequence ATGTCTGGTTCTTCATCTTCCGTGTCTTCTCTGGAATTCCCCAGTCCGCCACTTGTGGCTCTCGCACTATCCCTGACCGTTTACCTTCTCAGTTTGCTGGGTCCCTATCGTCCGCCGGTTTTGCTGACCGGCATCATCCTTGTCTGTGGCGCGGTGGTGCAGTTGATGTACGCCCTCTACAGTCAGCAACGGGGAGATTCACGGACGGCGGCGGTCTTGCTACCCTTCGGCATTTTCTGGTTGTCACTGGTCAGCTATAATGTGTTTCCCGAGCTCGGACTGGGCCGCCACCCCAATTCCATCACCATGTTCTCCTACCTGAGTCTCTGGGGCTTTTTTGTTGCCATTCTGTTTCTGGGAAGTTTCCGCAGAAGTCTTGCTGTGCAGATTCTTTTTGGAACGCTGTTGTTCTCTCTGCTGTCCTTATCGATGAATTACCTTCGCGATGATCAGGTCTTTCTGATCATTGGATGTTCCTGCGGATTTTTTTCCGCTTTGACTGCGATTTATATTGCTGTAGCGCAAACAGTCAACCAGCGGCTGCAGCGTTATCTTGTACCTCTTGGCCGCCGGTTCGGGATGGTCGTAGGGGATAGTGATTGA